The following are encoded together in the Cicer arietinum cultivar CDC Frontier isolate Library 1 chromosome 2, Cicar.CDCFrontier_v2.0, whole genome shotgun sequence genome:
- the LOC101506586 gene encoding uncharacterized protein isoform X5, translating into MIGTSNLGYCIYFTSTVFATCNGWICWSGACGFILMASPKVMFLAAFLLLLSFWVDLCHQENEEEFEEEEDNVENRTQQALLEGIMRENGSDPMKSHRRCCSVQRIHIGIRQKYVIMVVVLIFVVMMAFAILICVGNDRNPIDPSIVARVYETFLAVMTLILAGALGCYGLLLFFKLRKVRSETASSEMWKVASLAIISIICFSSSALVALNTDIPLFYHWHLKFIYGVKAFIFLILYYFIGSSLPSAYLLWIIRELPPPVTDSKQEEPRRTFTFISHAYETSDSNHPLSWATATSSKNQITCSHAEDIT; encoded by the exons ATGATTGGCACTTCCAACTTGG GTTACTGTATCTATTTTACAAGTACTGTTTTTGCTACTTGTAATGGGTGGATTTGCTGGTCCGGTGCTTGCGGTTTTATTCTTATGG CCTCTCCCAAAGTCATGTTTCTAGCGGCATTTCTTCTCCTGCTATCGTTCTG GGTCGACCTTTGCCATCAGGAAAATGAAGAAGAATTCGAGGAGGAGGAGGATAATGTCGAGAATAGGACCCAACAAGCTTTGTTGGAAGGTATCATGAGGGAAAATGGTTCAGATCCGATGAAAAGCCACCGCAGATGCTGCTCAGTCCAACGCATTCACATTGGTATCCGACAAAAATATGTCATAATG GTTGTGGTTCTGATCTTTGTCGTGATGATGGCATTTGCTATATTGATCTGCGTTGGAAACGACAGGAATCCAATAGATCCGTCAATTGTCGCTCGG GTATATGAAACATTTCTTGCAGTAATGACACTTATATTGGCTGGAGCATTAGGGTGCTATG GTCTCCTTCTATTCTTCAAATTAAGGAAAGTACGATCTGAGACCGCTTCGTCAGAAATGTGGAAG GTTGCGAGTTTAGctattatttctattatatgTTTTTCATCAAGTGCATTAGTAGCTCTGAACACAGATATCCCT CTTTTTTATCATTGGCATTTAAAGTTCATATATGGAGTTAAAGCTTTTATTTTCTTGATCCTTTACTATTTTATAG GTTCTTCTTTGCCGTCAGCTTATTTGTTATGGATAATTAGAGAATTGCCGCCTCCTGTCACAGATAGTAAACAGGAAGAACCAAGAAGAACATTTACTTTCATCAGCCACGCCTACGAGACTTCTGACTCAAACCATCCTTTGTCATGGGCTACTGCAACAAGTTCAAAGAATCAG ATTACATGCAGCCATGCTGAAGATATCACATGA
- the LOC101507779 gene encoding probable receptor-like protein kinase At2g42960 translates to MSSKSSLDVELSKKTSFLGLKRWVLIGIGVGAFIVLILCILSIWVMFRRKSRRLLDKSQIPNVSKDINVDKVGNVFVPIHDNNSDMMSVHMRMGKFSDPDSVSQCSGNSIYHHERGFSSLSGEEGNSGNFKKHPTLSNGGGPMTTSPLIGLPEFSHLGWGHWFTLRDLEQATRCFAAENVLGEGGYGVVYKGKLINGTEVAVKKLLNNLGQAEREFRVEVEAIGHVRHKHLVRLLGYCVEGVHRLLVYEYVNNGNLEQWLHGDKYQLGTLTWEARIKVILGTAKALAYLHEAIEPKVIHRDIKSSNILIDKEFNAKVSDFGLAKLLDSGETYITTRVMGTFGYVAPEYANSGLLNEKSDIYSFGVLLLEVVTGRDPVDYARPSNEVNLVEWLKMMVGARRAEDVVDLNIEVKPSARALKRSLLVALRCIDPDAEKRPKMSQVVRMLEADEYPFREDRRNRKSVATSMEIETVNDISGPSNAEKASHSISSVPETTQG, encoded by the exons ATGTCATCCAAAAGTTCTTTGGATGTTGAATTGTCAAAGAAGACATCGTTTTTGGGTTTGAAAAGATGGGTTTTGATTGGTATCGGTGTTGGTGCATTTATAGTGCTGATTCTTTGTATATTGTCTATATGGGTGATGTTTCGGAGGAAGTCTAGGAGATTGTTGGACAAGTCCCAAATACCAAATGTGTCAAAAGATATCAATGTTGACAAGGTTGGAAATGTGTTTGTTCCTATTCATGATAATAATTCAGATATGATGTCGGTTCATATGAGGATGGGCAAATTCAGTGATCCTGATAGTGTCAGTCAGTGCAGCGGCAACTCAATTTATCATCACGAGAGAGGATTTAGTTCGCTGTCAGGGGAAGAAGGGAACTCGGGTAATTTCAAGAAGCATCCGACATTGTCAAATGGAGGAGGGCCAATGACTACCTCTCCTTTGATCGGCTTGCCAGAATTTTCTCACCTTGGGTGGGGACATTGGTTTACACTTAGAGATCTCGAACAAGCAACCCGTTGTTTTGCAGCTGAGAACGTTCTTGGTGAGGGTGGATATGGGGTTGTTTACAAGGGTAAACTGATCAATGGAACCGAGGTTGCAGTGAAAAAACTTCTTAACAACTT GGGACAAGCAGAGAGAGAATTCAGGGTTGAAGTGGAGGCTATAGGCCATGTTAGACATAAGCATCTTGTGCGCCTGCTTGGATATTGCGTAGAAGGAGTTCACAG GCTGCTGGTGTATGAATATGTGAACAATGGTAACTTAGAACAATGGTTACATGGGGACAAGTACCAACTTGGGACACTTACCTGGGAGGCCCGCATAAAAGTTATACTAGGCACAGCCAAAGC GCTTGCATATTTACATGAAGCAATAGAACCAAAAGTTATTCACCGGGATATAAAGTCCAGCAACATATTGATCGATAAGGAGTTCAATGCAAAGGTTTCTGATTTTGGTTTGGCCAAACTTTTGGATTCAGGAGAAACTTACATAACTACTAGAGTAATGGGAACTTTTGG TTATGTGGCACCAGAATATGCCAATAGTGGTTTGTTAAACGAGAAGAGTGACATTTACAGCTTTGGTGTCCTCCTGCTTGAAGTGGTTACCGGACGGGATCCTGTAGATTATGCGCGTCCTTCTAATGAG GTTAATCTTGTTGAATGGCTCAAGATGATGGTGGGGGCAAGGAGGGCCGAGGATGTTGTGGACTTGAACATTGAAGTTAAACCATCTGCACGCGCTTTGAAGCGTTCCCTTCTGGTTGCACTTAGGTGTATTGATCCAGATGCAGAAAAGAGGCCCAAAATGAGTCAAGTTGTAAGGATGCTTGAAGCTGACGAATATCCTTTCCGAGAG GATCGGAGGAATAGAAAGAGCGTGGCTACCAGCATGGAAATCGAAACAGTCAATGATATTTCTGGTCCATCCAATGCTGAGAAGGCGAGTCATTCTATAAGCTCCGTGCCAGAAACAACTCAAGGATAG
- the LOC101506586 gene encoding uncharacterized protein isoform X3, with product MKEDWNCFTLDLIFFNVALACIDGFLAFIAFAQVLRIHMRSQQNDWTRQKVLHIMIGTSNLGYCIYFTSTVFATCNGWICWSGACGFILMASPKVMFLAAFLLLLSFWVDLCHQENEEEFEEEEDNVENRTQQALLEGIMRENGSDPMKSHRRCCSVQRIHIGIRQKYVIMVVVLIFVVMMAFAILICVGNDRNPIDPSIVARVYETFLAVMTLILAGALGCYGLLLFFKLRKVRSETASSEMWKVASLAIISIICFSSSALVALNTDIPLFYHWHLKFIYGVKAFIFLILYYFIDSKQEEPRRTFTFISHAYETSDSNHPLSWATATSSKNQITCSHAEDIT from the exons ATGAAAGAGGACTGGAATTGCTTCACTTTGGACTTGATCTTCTTCAATGTTGCTCTGGCTTGCATAGATGGATTTCTTGCTTTCATTGCATTTGCTCAG GTCCTCAGGATTCATATGCGAAGTCAACAAAATGATTGGACACGCCAAAAA GTACTTCATATCATGATTGGCACTTCCAACTTGG GTTACTGTATCTATTTTACAAGTACTGTTTTTGCTACTTGTAATGGGTGGATTTGCTGGTCCGGTGCTTGCGGTTTTATTCTTATGG CCTCTCCCAAAGTCATGTTTCTAGCGGCATTTCTTCTCCTGCTATCGTTCTG GGTCGACCTTTGCCATCAGGAAAATGAAGAAGAATTCGAGGAGGAGGAGGATAATGTCGAGAATAGGACCCAACAAGCTTTGTTGGAAGGTATCATGAGGGAAAATGGTTCAGATCCGATGAAAAGCCACCGCAGATGCTGCTCAGTCCAACGCATTCACATTGGTATCCGACAAAAATATGTCATAATG GTTGTGGTTCTGATCTTTGTCGTGATGATGGCATTTGCTATATTGATCTGCGTTGGAAACGACAGGAATCCAATAGATCCGTCAATTGTCGCTCGG GTATATGAAACATTTCTTGCAGTAATGACACTTATATTGGCTGGAGCATTAGGGTGCTATG GTCTCCTTCTATTCTTCAAATTAAGGAAAGTACGATCTGAGACCGCTTCGTCAGAAATGTGGAAG GTTGCGAGTTTAGctattatttctattatatgTTTTTCATCAAGTGCATTAGTAGCTCTGAACACAGATATCCCT CTTTTTTATCATTGGCATTTAAAGTTCATATATGGAGTTAAAGCTTTTATTTTCTTGATCCTTTACTATTTTATAG ATAGTAAACAGGAAGAACCAAGAAGAACATTTACTTTCATCAGCCACGCCTACGAGACTTCTGACTCAAACCATCCTTTGTCATGGGCTACTGCAACAAGTTCAAAGAATCAG ATTACATGCAGCCATGCTGAAGATATCACATGA
- the LOC101506586 gene encoding uncharacterized protein isoform X4, which produces MKEDWNCFTLDLIFFNVALACIDGFLAFIAFAQVLRIHMRSQQNDWTRQKVLHIMIGTSNLGYCIYFTSTVFATCNGWICWSGACGFILMASPKVMFLAAFLLLLSFWVDLCHQENEEEFEEEEDNVENRTQQALLEGIMRENGSDPMKSHRRCCSVQRIHIGIRQKYVIMVVVLIFVVMMAFAILICVGNDRNPIDPSIVARVYETFLAVMTLILAGALGCYGLLLFFKLRKVRSETASSEMWKVASLAIISIICFSSSALVALNTDIPLFYHWHLKFIYGVKAFIFLILYYFIDSKQEEPRRTFTFISHAYETSDSNHPLSWATATSSKNQMSRASPI; this is translated from the exons ATGAAAGAGGACTGGAATTGCTTCACTTTGGACTTGATCTTCTTCAATGTTGCTCTGGCTTGCATAGATGGATTTCTTGCTTTCATTGCATTTGCTCAG GTCCTCAGGATTCATATGCGAAGTCAACAAAATGATTGGACACGCCAAAAA GTACTTCATATCATGATTGGCACTTCCAACTTGG GTTACTGTATCTATTTTACAAGTACTGTTTTTGCTACTTGTAATGGGTGGATTTGCTGGTCCGGTGCTTGCGGTTTTATTCTTATGG CCTCTCCCAAAGTCATGTTTCTAGCGGCATTTCTTCTCCTGCTATCGTTCTG GGTCGACCTTTGCCATCAGGAAAATGAAGAAGAATTCGAGGAGGAGGAGGATAATGTCGAGAATAGGACCCAACAAGCTTTGTTGGAAGGTATCATGAGGGAAAATGGTTCAGATCCGATGAAAAGCCACCGCAGATGCTGCTCAGTCCAACGCATTCACATTGGTATCCGACAAAAATATGTCATAATG GTTGTGGTTCTGATCTTTGTCGTGATGATGGCATTTGCTATATTGATCTGCGTTGGAAACGACAGGAATCCAATAGATCCGTCAATTGTCGCTCGG GTATATGAAACATTTCTTGCAGTAATGACACTTATATTGGCTGGAGCATTAGGGTGCTATG GTCTCCTTCTATTCTTCAAATTAAGGAAAGTACGATCTGAGACCGCTTCGTCAGAAATGTGGAAG GTTGCGAGTTTAGctattatttctattatatgTTTTTCATCAAGTGCATTAGTAGCTCTGAACACAGATATCCCT CTTTTTTATCATTGGCATTTAAAGTTCATATATGGAGTTAAAGCTTTTATTTTCTTGATCCTTTACTATTTTATAG ATAGTAAACAGGAAGAACCAAGAAGAACATTTACTTTCATCAGCCACGCCTACGAGACTTCTGACTCAAACCATCCTTTGTCATGGGCTACTGCAACAAGTTCAAAGAATCAG ATGTCAAGAGCAAGCCCAATATGA
- the LOC101506586 gene encoding tobamovirus multiplication protein 1 isoform X1 produces MKEDWNCFTLDLIFFNVALACIDGFLAFIAFAQVLRIHMRSQQNDWTRQKVLHIMIGTSNLGYCIYFTSTVFATCNGWICWSGACGFILMASPKVMFLAAFLLLLSFWVDLCHQENEEEFEEEEDNVENRTQQALLEGIMRENGSDPMKSHRRCCSVQRIHIGIRQKYVIMVVVLIFVVMMAFAILICVGNDRNPIDPSIVARVYETFLAVMTLILAGALGCYGLLLFFKLRKVRSETASSEMWKVASLAIISIICFSSSALVALNTDIPLFYHWHLKFIYGVKAFIFLILYYFIGSSLPSAYLLWIIRELPPPVTDSKQEEPRRTFTFISHAYETSDSNHPLSWATATSSKNQITCSHAEDIT; encoded by the exons ATGAAAGAGGACTGGAATTGCTTCACTTTGGACTTGATCTTCTTCAATGTTGCTCTGGCTTGCATAGATGGATTTCTTGCTTTCATTGCATTTGCTCAG GTCCTCAGGATTCATATGCGAAGTCAACAAAATGATTGGACACGCCAAAAA GTACTTCATATCATGATTGGCACTTCCAACTTGG GTTACTGTATCTATTTTACAAGTACTGTTTTTGCTACTTGTAATGGGTGGATTTGCTGGTCCGGTGCTTGCGGTTTTATTCTTATGG CCTCTCCCAAAGTCATGTTTCTAGCGGCATTTCTTCTCCTGCTATCGTTCTG GGTCGACCTTTGCCATCAGGAAAATGAAGAAGAATTCGAGGAGGAGGAGGATAATGTCGAGAATAGGACCCAACAAGCTTTGTTGGAAGGTATCATGAGGGAAAATGGTTCAGATCCGATGAAAAGCCACCGCAGATGCTGCTCAGTCCAACGCATTCACATTGGTATCCGACAAAAATATGTCATAATG GTTGTGGTTCTGATCTTTGTCGTGATGATGGCATTTGCTATATTGATCTGCGTTGGAAACGACAGGAATCCAATAGATCCGTCAATTGTCGCTCGG GTATATGAAACATTTCTTGCAGTAATGACACTTATATTGGCTGGAGCATTAGGGTGCTATG GTCTCCTTCTATTCTTCAAATTAAGGAAAGTACGATCTGAGACCGCTTCGTCAGAAATGTGGAAG GTTGCGAGTTTAGctattatttctattatatgTTTTTCATCAAGTGCATTAGTAGCTCTGAACACAGATATCCCT CTTTTTTATCATTGGCATTTAAAGTTCATATATGGAGTTAAAGCTTTTATTTTCTTGATCCTTTACTATTTTATAG GTTCTTCTTTGCCGTCAGCTTATTTGTTATGGATAATTAGAGAATTGCCGCCTCCTGTCACAGATAGTAAACAGGAAGAACCAAGAAGAACATTTACTTTCATCAGCCACGCCTACGAGACTTCTGACTCAAACCATCCTTTGTCATGGGCTACTGCAACAAGTTCAAAGAATCAG ATTACATGCAGCCATGCTGAAGATATCACATGA
- the LOC101506586 gene encoding tobamovirus multiplication protein 1 isoform X2 produces MKEDWNCFTLDLIFFNVALACIDGFLAFIAFAQVLRIHMRSQQNDWTRQKVLHIMIGTSNLGYCIYFTSTVFATCNGWICWSGACGFILMASPKVMFLAAFLLLLSFWVDLCHQENEEEFEEEEDNVENRTQQALLEGIMRENGSDPMKSHRRCCSVQRIHIGIRQKYVIMVVVLIFVVMMAFAILICVGNDRNPIDPSIVARVYETFLAVMTLILAGALGCYGLLLFFKLRKVRSETASSEMWKVASLAIISIICFSSSALVALNTDIPLFYHWHLKFIYGVKAFIFLILYYFIGSSLPSAYLLWIIRELPPPVTDSKQEEPRRTFTFISHAYETSDSNHPLSWATATSSKNQMSRASPI; encoded by the exons ATGAAAGAGGACTGGAATTGCTTCACTTTGGACTTGATCTTCTTCAATGTTGCTCTGGCTTGCATAGATGGATTTCTTGCTTTCATTGCATTTGCTCAG GTCCTCAGGATTCATATGCGAAGTCAACAAAATGATTGGACACGCCAAAAA GTACTTCATATCATGATTGGCACTTCCAACTTGG GTTACTGTATCTATTTTACAAGTACTGTTTTTGCTACTTGTAATGGGTGGATTTGCTGGTCCGGTGCTTGCGGTTTTATTCTTATGG CCTCTCCCAAAGTCATGTTTCTAGCGGCATTTCTTCTCCTGCTATCGTTCTG GGTCGACCTTTGCCATCAGGAAAATGAAGAAGAATTCGAGGAGGAGGAGGATAATGTCGAGAATAGGACCCAACAAGCTTTGTTGGAAGGTATCATGAGGGAAAATGGTTCAGATCCGATGAAAAGCCACCGCAGATGCTGCTCAGTCCAACGCATTCACATTGGTATCCGACAAAAATATGTCATAATG GTTGTGGTTCTGATCTTTGTCGTGATGATGGCATTTGCTATATTGATCTGCGTTGGAAACGACAGGAATCCAATAGATCCGTCAATTGTCGCTCGG GTATATGAAACATTTCTTGCAGTAATGACACTTATATTGGCTGGAGCATTAGGGTGCTATG GTCTCCTTCTATTCTTCAAATTAAGGAAAGTACGATCTGAGACCGCTTCGTCAGAAATGTGGAAG GTTGCGAGTTTAGctattatttctattatatgTTTTTCATCAAGTGCATTAGTAGCTCTGAACACAGATATCCCT CTTTTTTATCATTGGCATTTAAAGTTCATATATGGAGTTAAAGCTTTTATTTTCTTGATCCTTTACTATTTTATAG GTTCTTCTTTGCCGTCAGCTTATTTGTTATGGATAATTAGAGAATTGCCGCCTCCTGTCACAGATAGTAAACAGGAAGAACCAAGAAGAACATTTACTTTCATCAGCCACGCCTACGAGACTTCTGACTCAAACCATCCTTTGTCATGGGCTACTGCAACAAGTTCAAAGAATCAG ATGTCAAGAGCAAGCCCAATATGA